AGAGTTTCCGGCCCAGGAAAAAGGACGTGGTCAGGCTCGTGATGTTGTGCTCGGGCGTATCGACCAGGCTATTGGGGCCCGAATATTTTGCGGGAAAAGAAAAGTGTCCCATGTCCACAGTGGTCAGCTGAAAGTGGACGCTCCAGGGGCTGGGGGTTTCAAAACTGGCGCGGGCAGCGATGTCCGGCCCGTACTGGGCGTGGACGGTCAAACCAAGGAGACAACAAAGCCCGGGCAGAAGTCGTTTGGTGAACATCGGAACTTATTTTACAGCCATTGATGGAATGTACGAATAAACCAAGTCTTGACGGCCTGGGTCAGCAGGCAATAGGCCAGCAGGATCCCTAAGAGCCAGGGGAAAAACGCCAGCGGCAGGGGCGTCATCTTCAGCGCGGGCGCCAGCGGGCTAAACGGCAGACAGATGCCGATGGCCATGATCAGCGTGGTCAGCGCCAGCACCGGGGCGGTCGCCCAGCTTTGGATAAAGGGGATCTTGCGCGTCCGGATGAGGTGGACGATCAGGGTTTGGGACAACAGCCCTTCCACAAACCAGCCGGACTGGAAAAGCGACGCGTCGTGGGCTTTAAATACCCAGAAAAGGACTCCGAACGTCACGTAGTCGAACACCGAGCTGGTCGGCCCCACCCAGATCATAAAACGGGCGATGCCGGAGGCGTCCCATTTTTTGGGTTGCTGGATATAGTCCTCGTCCATACGGTCCCAGGGGATCGAGGTCTGGGACAGGTCGTAGAGCAGGTTTTGCACCAGGAGCTGGATCGGCAGCATCGGCAGGAAGGGGAGGAGGGCGCTCGCCCCCAGCATGCTGAACATGTTGCCGAAGTTGCTGCTGGCCGTCATCTTGATGTACTTGATGATGTTCCCGAAGGTCCGGCGGCCGTAGATCACCCCCTTCCGGAGGACCATCAGGTCTTTTTCAAGAAGGATGATGTCCGCGCTTTCCTTGGCGATGTCCACCGCCGTATCCACCGAGATGCCGACGTCCGCGTCACGAAGGGCCGCTGCGTCGTTGATCCCGTCCCCCATAAAGCCGACCGTATGGCCATCCGCCTGGAGCAGGCGAACCACGCGGGCTTTTTGGACGGGGCTTAGCTTGGCGAGAATGGAGGTTTCTTCCAACCTGCGCGTGAGGGTCGCGTCGTCGAGGTCATCCAGGTTGGTTCCTAAGAGCACATCCTGGAAGGGAATGCCCACATCCTTACAAATCTTTTTGGTGACGATTTCGTTGTCCCCGGTGAGCACCTTGATCTGGACCCCCAGCTTTTGCAGGGCTTCGATCGAAGGCCGGGCGGAGGGTTTGGCTGGGTCCAGGAACCCGATAAAACCCGTCAGGGTCAGGTTGGACTCGTCCGCTACCGAATACGTCAGGGGTCTTTCGCTGGTTTCTTTGATGGCGACCAGCAGGACGCGCAAGCCTTCTTCGTTGAGCCGGCGGGTGGTGTCCAGGACCACGGCGCGCATGTCCGCATCCATAGGGATGACGTTGCCGGCATCGAGTGCATGCGTGCAGAGATCGAGTACTTCTTCTACCGCCCCCTTGCAGATCAGGAGGTGGCGATGGTCTTTATCCAATATGACCGACATCCGCCTGCGGTTGAAGTCGAAGGGGATCTCATCTATTTTCAGGTAGTCTTCCGGATGCACAAAGTGGTGCACATCGGCGGCGTGTTCCAGGACCGCTACGTCGAGCAGGTTCTTCAAACCGGTCTGGTGAAAGGAGTTCAGGAACGCCCACCGCATCACTTCCTCGTCGTCCTTGCCCCGGACGTTCAGGTGTTTTTGAAGGACGATCTTGTCCATCGTCAGGGTCCCTGTCTTGTCGGTGCACAGGATGTTCATCGCGCCGATATTCTGGATGGCGTTGAGGCGTTTGACGATGACCTTGCGCTTGCTCATCATGACGGCCCCCCTGGCGAGGTTGGCGGTCACGATCATGGGGAGCATTTCCGGGGTCAGCCCCACTGCCACGGAAATGCCAAACAGCAAGGCTTCCATCCAGTCGTGTTTGGTCAACCCGTTGATCAGGAAGACGAGGGGCACCATGACCAGCATAAACCGGATCAGAAGCCAGCTGACTTTGTTGACGCCTTTGTCAAAGCTGGTCTCGGCGCGTTTGCCCGTGATGGCCTTGCTCAGCGACCCGAAGTAAGTCTGGTTCCCGGTGGACACCACCAGGGCGCGGGCCGTACCCGACACCACGTTGGTGCCCATGAAAACGATGTTCTCCAGTTCAAGGGGCGAGTGGATGTCCGACGGGCTATGTTCTTTTTTCTCGACCGGAAGGGACTCCCCGGTCAGCATCGCCTGGCTGACGAAAAGATCTTTCGAATGGATGATGCGGCAGTCCGCGGGGATCATGTCGCCCGCCGACAGGAAGACCACGTCGCCGGGGACCAGCTCTTTGATGTCCACCTCGGTTCTCAGGGCGCCCGAACGCTCCACCGTGGCCGTGGTACGGACCATCCCCTTCAATGCCTCGGCGGCCCGGTTGCTCCGGAATTCCTGGACAAAACGCAACAATGCGCTGATCAGGACCATGGTCGATACCACGATGACCGTCTCGAAGTCGGACATGAACGCCGACACCGCGGCAATCACCACCAGGATGCCGATAAACGGATTGACAAAAGCCTGAAACAATTGTGTATACCAGGAGGGCGCCTGCTCATGCTG
This region of Dinghuibacter silviterrae genomic DNA includes:
- the mgtA gene encoding magnesium-translocating P-type ATPase; the encoded protein is MLSQVKEVKEKLKARLTIGVPSPDPILARLKDLSTHLPEECFIVLESRVEGLTGDEAEERQAQHGRNEVQHEQAPSWYTQLFQAFVNPFIGILVVIAAVSAFMSDFETVIVVSTMVLISALLRFVQEFRSNRAAEALKGMVRTTATVERSGALRTEVDIKELVPGDVVFLSAGDMIPADCRIIHSKDLFVSQAMLTGESLPVEKKEHSPSDIHSPLELENIVFMGTNVVSGTARALVVSTGNQTYFGSLSKAITGKRAETSFDKGVNKVSWLLIRFMLVMVPLVFLINGLTKHDWMEALLFGISVAVGLTPEMLPMIVTANLARGAVMMSKRKVIVKRLNAIQNIGAMNILCTDKTGTLTMDKIVLQKHLNVRGKDDEEVMRWAFLNSFHQTGLKNLLDVAVLEHAADVHHFVHPEDYLKIDEIPFDFNRRRMSVILDKDHRHLLICKGAVEEVLDLCTHALDAGNVIPMDADMRAVVLDTTRRLNEEGLRVLLVAIKETSERPLTYSVADESNLTLTGFIGFLDPAKPSARPSIEALQKLGVQIKVLTGDNEIVTKKICKDVGIPFQDVLLGTNLDDLDDATLTRRLEETSILAKLSPVQKARVVRLLQADGHTVGFMGDGINDAAALRDADVGISVDTAVDIAKESADIILLEKDLMVLRKGVIYGRRTFGNIIKYIKMTASSNFGNMFSMLGASALLPFLPMLPIQLLVQNLLYDLSQTSIPWDRMDEDYIQQPKKWDASGIARFMIWVGPTSSVFDYVTFGVLFWVFKAHDASLFQSGWFVEGLLSQTLIVHLIRTRKIPFIQSWATAPVLALTTLIMAIGICLPFSPLAPALKMTPLPLAFFPWLLGILLAYCLLTQAVKTWFIRTFHQWL